Proteins encoded together in one Camelina sativa cultivar DH55 chromosome 9, Cs, whole genome shotgun sequence window:
- the LOC104714223 gene encoding LOW QUALITY PROTEIN: metacaspase-5-like (The sequence of the model RefSeq protein was modified relative to this genomic sequence to represent the inferred CDS: deleted 1 base in 1 codon), with translation MTKKAVLIGINYPGTKAELRGCVNDVRRVHKCLVDRFGFSERNITQLIDTDESFTKPTGKNIRKALLNLVESAKSGDVLVVHYSGHGTRLPAETGEDDDTGYDECIVPCDMNLITDDEFRDLVEKVPKDAHMTIISDSCHSGGLIDEAKEQIGDSTKKNPKKESGGSSRFGFKGFMREAVEEALETRGIHTPHQRDEKEESKTKEIELEDGAKVHVVNKSLPLQTLIDILKQETGNDSIEVGKIRPTLFNVFGQDASPKIKKFMNVLLTKLQEGKSEGGILGLIGKLVQEFVEHKLNDDEEYVKPAMQTHVGNKKEVYAGASDGSLADNGILISGCQTDQTSADASPKDHPEMAYGAFTNAVQIILEETKGKITYKELVLKARKLLKKQGFSQRPGLYCSDSFVNAPFIC, from the exons ACAAATGCCTTGTCGACCGGTTCGGATTCTCCGAGAGAAACATCACTCAGCTGATCGATACTGACGAGTCTTTCACCAAACCTACCGGGAAGAATATTCGAAAGGCGTTGTTGAATCTAGTAGAATCGGCTAAATCCGGCGATGTTCTCGTCGTCCATTACAGTGGACACGGGACGAGGTTGCCGGCTGAGactggagaagatgatgatactgGTTATGATGAATGTATTGTCCCTTGTGATATGAATCTTATCACCG ATGATGAATTCAGGGATCTTGTGGAGAAGGTACCAAAGGACGCACACATGACAATCATCTCAGACTCTTGTCACAGTGGTGGCCTCATCGATGAAGCTAAAGAGCAGATAGGAGATAGCACGAAGAAGAATCCAAAGAAAGAATCTGGAGGCTCTTCAAGATTTGGATTCAAAGGCTTCATGCGTGAAGCCGTCGAAGAAGCATTGGAAACTCGAGGGATCCACACTCCTCACCagagagatgagaaagaagaaagcaagacCAAAGAGATTGAACTAGAAGATGGGGCAAAAGTCCATGTCGTAAACAAATCTCTGCCTCTACAAACTCTAATTGATATCCTCAAGCAAGAGACAGGTAACGATAGTATCGAAGTTGGGAAAATCAGACCAACCCTTTTCAATGTGTTTGGACAAGATGCATCC CCAAAGATTAAGAAGTTCATGAACGTGCTTCTAACAAAGCTGCAAGAAGGTAAAAGTGAAGGTGGGATACTGGGACTGATTGGGAAACTAGTTCAAGAGTTTGTTGAGCACAAACTAAACGATGATGAAGAGTATGTGAAACCCGCGATGCAGACACATGTTGGGAACAAGAAAGAGGTCTATGCAGGTGCAAGCGATGGTTCTCTCGCGGATAACGGGATTTTGATTAGCGGCTGCCAAACTGACCAAACTTCTGCAGACGCGAGTCCTAAGGATCATCCTGAAATGGCCTATGGAGCGTTCACCAATGCTGTACAGATCATACTTGAGGAGACAAAGGGTAAGATTACATACAAAGAACTTGTTTTGAAGGCGAGAAAGCTTCTTAAGAAACAGGGGTTTTCTCAACGACCAGGACTATATTGCAGTGATAGTTTTGTGAATGCTCCTTTTATTTGTTGA
- the LOC104714225 gene encoding metacaspase-4-like: MAKKAVLIGINYPGTKAELRGCVNDVRRMYKCLVERYGFSEEDITVLIDTDESSTQPTGKNIRRALKDLVGSANSGDVLVVHYSGHGTRLPAETGEDDDTGYDECIVPCDMNLITDDDFRDLVDQVPQGCRLTIVSDSCHSGGLIDEAKEQIGESTKKEDEEEEESSSKFGFRKFLRSKVEGAIESRGFHIGGSKKHEDESEEIETKEIELEDGERIHAKDKSLPLQTLIDILKQQTGNDNIEVGKIRPSLFDAFGDDSSPKVKKFMKVILGKLQSGNGEEGGLMGMLGKLASGFLEGKLNDEDYVKPAMQTHVGSKEEVYAGGSRGSVPLPDSGILISGCQTDQTSADATPAGKPTEAYGAMSNAIQKILEETDGEISNREMVTRARKSLKKQGFTQQPGLYCHDGYANAPFIC; this comes from the exons ATGGCGAAAAAGGCGGTGCTTATCGGAATCAATTACCCAGGAACCAAGGCGGAGTTACGTGGATGCGTCAACGATGTTCGTCGTATGTACAAATGTCTCGTCGAACGGTACGGCTTCTCCGAGGAAGACATCACCGTCCTCATCGACACCGATGAATCCTCTACACAGCCTACTGGCAAAAACATCCGTCGTGCTCTTAAGGATCTAGTCGGATCTGCTAATTCTGGCGACGTTCTTGTCGTTCATTACAGTGGACACGGTACGAGGCTCCCCGCTGAGACTGGTGAAGACGATGACACTGGCTACGATGAGTGTATTGTTCCTTGCGATATGAATCTCATTACTG ATGATGATTTCAGGGATCTGGTTGACCAAGTTCCTCAAGGTTGCAGATTGACAATAGTTTCAGATTCTTGTCACAGTGGTGGTTTGATTGATGAAGCCAAGGAGCAGATTGGAGAGAGCACTAAGAAAGAggacgaggaggaagaagagtctTCTTCAAAATTTGGGTTCAGGAAGTTCTTGCGGAGCAAAGTTGAAGGCGCCATTGAGTCTCGAGGGTTTCACATTGGAGGGAGCAAGAAGCATGAAGATGAGTCTGAAGAAATCGAGACTAAGGAGATTGAGCTAGAGGATGGAGAAAGGATTCATGCCAAAGAcaaatctcttcctcttcagACTTTGATCGATATCCTCAAGCAGCAAACAGGAAATGATAATATCGAAGTTGGGAAAATCAGGCCAAGTCTTTTTGATGCCTTTGGTGATGACTCGAGCCCAAAAGTGAAGAAGTTCATGAAAGTGATCTTGGGTAAGCTTCAATCAGGTAATGGAGAAGAAGGTGGGCTTATGGGTATGCTTGGGAAGTTGGCTTCAGGTTTTCTTGAGGGGAAGCTTAACGATGAAGACTATGTGAAACCCGCGATGCAGACACATGTTGGGAGTAAAGAAGAGGTTTATGCAGGTGGCTCCAGAGGTTCGGTTCCGCTTCCAGACAGTGGGATACTGATCAGTGGTTGCCAAACTGATCAGACCTCTGCGGATGCTACTCCAGCTGGGAAACCAACTGAGGCTTATGGAGCCATGAGCAATGCCATACAGAAGATTTTGGAGGAGACGGACGGTGAGATATCGAACAGGGAAATGGTTACTAGGGCAAGGAAGTCACTGAAGAAGCAAGGTTTTACTCAGCAGCCAGGTTTGTATTGTCATGATGGCTATGCAAATGCTCCCTTTATCTGTTGA
- the LOC104714224 gene encoding protein strawberry notch-like: MTQSPIQPPPPLPPPPHSAAAVGVLRGDVQVRCAGCRVILRVKTGVVEFSCPTCQLPQMLPPELLSRARPQFPQSQQPPQPPQPQPIQTLPPPIQQQLKPPPLNLPRPPVPAHGIDPTKMQLPCANCQAILNVPHGLTRFSCPQCHVELAVDVSKLNRSLTAPHSHPNLPTPAAPPVPPPPPPEEVNEEAIEVEREEDEGGTAGETFMDYRPPKLSIGPPHPDPIVETSSLSAVQPPEPTYDLKIKEELERSKALSCLQIETLVYACQRHLQHLADGTRAGFFVGDGAGVGKGRTIAGLIWENWKHGRKKALWISIGSDLKYDARRDLDDVGATSVGVNPLNKLPYSKLDSKNVGVKEGVVFLTYNSLIASSEKGRSRLQQLVQWCGPEFDGLLIFDECHKAKNLVPEAGSQPTRIGQAVVDIQDKIPQARVLYCSATGASEPRNMGYMVRLGLWGAGTSFSDFNKFLGALDKGGTGALELVAMDMKARGMYVCRTLSYKGAEFEIVEARLEEGMEAMYNKSAEFWAELRIELLSASAFLPNEKPNSSQLWRLYWSSHQRFFRHLCMSAKVPVTVRLAKKALSTNKCVVIGLQSTGEARTEEAVTKYGLELDDFVSGPRELLLKFVEENYPLPEEPEPLSEDDSVKELQRKRHSASPGVSIRGRVRKMAKWKPDSDDESDLESEAESADDSNDSDDEFQICQICSGEDERKKLLHCSECDKLFHPDCVVPPVTDLPSEAWICYSCKEKTEEYIQARRLYIAELQKRYEAALERKLKIIEIIRALNLPNNPLDDIVDQLGGPDKVAEITGRRGMLVRASNGKGVTYQARNTKDITMEMVNMNEKQLFMDGKKFVAIISEAGSAGVSLQADRRAINQKRRVHLTLELPWSADRAIQQFGRTHRSNQTSAPEYRLLFTNLGGERRFASIVAKRLETLGALTQGDRRAGPSGPSLSAYNYDSNFGKKSLMVMYRGIMEQEKLPVVPPGCSVDEPETIKEFLTKARAALVAVGIVRDSVLANGKDVGKFSGRIIDSDMHDVGRFLNRLLGLPPDIQNRLFELFTSILDVLVHNARIEGSFDSGIVDMKANSVELLSTPKTVHVDQMSGASTMLFTFTLDRGVTWESASSMLEGKRRDGLGSANDGFYESKREWLGKRHFILAFESAASGLFKIVRPAVGESIREMSLSELKTKYRKLSSLEKARTGWEDEYEISSKQCMHGPKCKLGEYCTVGRRIQEVNVVGGLILPIWGTIEKALSKQSRHSHKRVRVIRIETTTDNQRIVGLSIPNAAVETVLQDLAWVQEIDD, encoded by the exons ATGACTCAGTCGCCTATTCAACCGCCTCCGCCgcttcctcctccgccgcaTTCCGCCGCCGCCGTTGGTGTATTAAGAGGCGATGTTCAGGTTCGTTGCGCTGGCTGTCGCGTGATTCTAAGGGTGAAGACCGGCGTTGTTGAGTTCTCTTGTCCCACTTGTCAACTTCCCCAAATGTTGCCGCCGGAGCTTCTTTCTAGGGCACGGCCGCAGTTTCCGCAGTCTCAACAACCACCTCAACCGCCTCAACCGCAGCCGATTCAGACGCTTCCGCCTCCGATTCAACAGCAGCTTAAGCCTCCTCCTCTTAATTTACCTAGGCCTCCCGTTCCGGCTCACGGAATCGATCCGACCAAGATGCAATTGCCTTGCGCTAACTGTCAGGCTATCCTCAATGTGCCACATGGGCTCACTCGCTTCTCTTGTCCGCAGTGCCATGTCGAGCTCGCTGTTGATGTCTCCAAGCTTAATCGTTCTTTAACTGCTCCTCATTCTCATCCTAATCTTCCTACTCCTGCTGCCCCGCCCgttcctcctccgcctccaccCGAAGAAGTCAAtgag GAAGCTATTGAAgtggagagagaagaagatgaaggtggAACGGCAGGAGAAACATTTATGGATTAT CGTCCTCCAAAACTTTCAATCGGACCTCCTCATCCTGATCCAATTGTGGAGACATCATCTCTATCTGCAGTGCAACCCCCAGAGCCCACTTACGATCTCAAAATCAAGGAAGAGCTCGAAAGGTCAAAGGCTTTATCGTGCTTGCAGATTGAGACATTAGTTTACGCTTGTCAG agGCATCTCCAGCACCTTGCTGATGGTACCAGAGCAGGCTTTTTTGTTGGAGATGGTGCTGGTGTGGGGAAAGGGCGAACAATTGCAGGGTTGATTTGGGAAAACTGGAAACATGGGAGGAAAAAAGCTTT GTGGATTTCTATTGGCTCAGACTTGAAGTATGATGCAAGAAGAGACTTGGATGATGTGGGTGCCACATCCGTTGGAG TAAATCCTTTGAACAAGCTACCTTATTCGAAGCTTGACTCAAAAAATGTCGGTGTTAAAGAAGGAGTGGTATTCTTGACATACAATAGCCTCATTGCTTCCTCTGAGAAGGGCCGTTCTCGTTTACAGCAGCTTGTTCAATGGTGTGGACCAGAATTTGATGGTCTCTTAATTTTTGATGAG tGCCATAAAGCGAAAAATTTGGTACCTGAAGCTGGGAGTCAGCCGACACGCATCGGGCAGGCAGTTGTTGACATTCAG GATAAGATCCCCCAAGCACGTGTTCTTTATTGCTCTGCTACTGGTGCATCAGAACCACGAAACATGGGTTATATGGTCAGGCTTGGTCTTTGGGGAGCTGGAACAAGTTTCAGTGATTTCAAcaaatttttag GTGCCCTTGATAAAGGTGGGACGGGAGCGTTGGAATTGGTTGCAATGGACATGAAAGCGAG GGGGATGTATGTATGCCGAACCCTGAGCTACAAAGGGGCTGAGTTTGAGATTGTTGAAGCTCGTTTAGAAGAAGGAATGGAG GCAATGTACAATAAGTCTGCAGAATTTTGGGCAGAGCTACGGATAGAGTTATTGTCAGCAAGTGCTTTTCTCCCTAACGAGAAACCAAATTCTAGTCAGTTGTGGAGATTATACTGGTCAAGCCACCAG CGTTTCTTTAGACACTTATGTATGTCAGCTAAAGTCCCTGTAACTGTGAGATTAGCGAAGAAAGCCTTGTCGACAAACAAGTGTGTGGTTATTGGCCTTCAGAGTACCGGAGAGGCTCGAACCGAAGAGGCTGTAACTAAATAT GGTCTTGAGCTTGATGATTTTGTCTCGGGACCTCGAGAGCTCTTGTTAAAATTTGTCGAAGAGAATTATCCTTTGCCCGAGGAGCCTGAACCTCTGTCAG AGGATGATAGTGTTAAAGAACTTCAGAGGAAGAGACATTCAGCTTCACCTGGTGTTTCAATTAGAGGAAGAGTAAGAAAGATGGCAAAGTGGAAACCAGATAGTGATGATGAAAGTGATTTGGAGTCTGAAG CTGAGTCTGCTGACGATTCtaatgattctgatgatgagtTCCAGATATGTCAGATATGCAGTGGGGAAGAT GAAAGGAAGAAGTTGCTCCATTGTTCTGAATGTGACAAGCTTTTTCATCCGGACTGTGTGGTTCCTCCAGTTACAGACTTGCCATCTGAAGCGTGGATATGCTATTCTTGCAAGGAAAAGACAGAGGAGTACATTCAAGCAAGACGTCTCTACATTGCGGAATTGCAGAAAAG gTATGAAGCAGCGTTGGAACGAAAATTAAAGATCATAGAGATTATCCGTGCCCtgaatcttccaaacaatcctTTAGATGACATTGTCGATCAG CTTGGAGGCCCTGACAAAGTTGCAGAAATAACAGGCAGGCGAGGTATGCTTGTAAGAGCATCTAATGGGAAAGGCGTTACGTATCAAGCAAGAAACAC AAAGGATATCACAATggaaatggtcaacatgaacgAGAAACAACTATTTATGGATGGTAAAAAGTTTGTTGCCATTATTTCTGAAGCTGGTTCAGCTGGTGTTTCGTTACAAGCAGATAGAAGGGCAATAAATCAG AAAAGAAGGGTTCACTTGACTTTAGAGCTTCCCTGGAGTGCTGATCGTGCAATTCAACAATTTGGAAGAACTCACCGGTCGAATCAGACATCGGCTCCTGAATATAG GTTACTCTTCACAAATCTCGGTGGGGAACGCCGCTTTGCCTCTATAGTTGCAAAGAGACTAGAAACTCTTGGTGCTTTAACACAGGGAGACCGCAG GGCTGGGCCATCCGGGCCTTCTTTGAGTGCCTACAATTATGATAGCAACTTTGGTAAAAAGTCCTTGATGGTGATGTATAGAGGAATTATGGAGCAG GAGAAACTACCTGTTGTTCCTCCTGGATGCTCGGTTGATGAACCCGAAACAATTAAAGAGTTTTTGACCAAAGCAAGGGCTGCCCTTGTTGCGGTTGGAATTGTTAGGGACAGTGTTCTAG CCAATGGGAAAGATGTTGGAAAGTTTTCAGGACGCATTATTGATTCTGACATGCATGATGTTGGACGATTTCTGAATCGCCTCTTGGGATTGCCACCTGATATCCAGAATAG GTTGTTTGAATTGTTTACTAGTATATTAGACGTTCTTGTACATAATGCTCGGATCGAAGGAAGTTTTGATTCAGGAATTGTGGATATGAAAGCTAATAGTGTTGAGCTGCTGAGCACTCCAAAG ACCGTCCATGTTGATCAAATGTCTGGTGCCTCAACTATGCTCTTTACTTTCACTCTGGATCGTGGTGTTACATGGGAG TCTGCAAGTTCAATGCTAGAGGGGAAGAGAAGGGACGGACTTGGTTCTGCTAATGATGGCTTTTATGAATCTAAAAGGGAATGGTTAGGAAAACGACACTTCATATTAGCATTTGAGAG TGCGGCTTCCGGGTTGTTTAAGATTGTTCGTCCTGCTGTAGGAGAGTCAATCAG GGAGATGTCTCTTTCAGAGTTGAAAACTAAATACCGAAAACTCTCTTCTCTGGAGAAGGCTCGGACTGGTTGGGAAGACGAGTACGAAATTTCTTCTAAACAG TGTATGCATGGACCCAAGTGTAAGCTGGGCGAGTATTGCACAGTTGGGCGAAGAATACAGGAAGTAAACGTTGTGGGTGGCCTCATTCTTCCAATCTGGGGAACCATAGAGAAAGCTCTCTCGAAACAA TCCCGTCATAGCCACAAGAGAGTTCGAGTTATACGCATAGAGACTACGACGGACAATCAGCGGATAGTTGGCCTCTCTATACCTAATGCAGCTGTTGAAACTGTTTTACAAG aTTTAGCATGGGTTCAAGAGATTGATGATTAA
- the LOC104714226 gene encoding organic cation/carnitine transporter 2-like, whose product MAETTQRLLNDSNSPPPRSLDETIERYIGSFGWAQFLQAALVSFSGVFDAQQTFISVFTDSEPTWHCTDSNSICHEAISNICILPKTAWSWDFPRHVSVISEWNLQCAGSFVKGLPESSFFVGCLIGGLVLSTLADSSLGRKSMLFLSCLVMAISTMLTVFSPNIWVYAVLRFVNGFGRATIGTCALVLSTELVGKKWRGRVGIMSFFGFMLGFLSLPLMAYINRGSSWRILYIWTSVPTIVYCVLVRFFVCESPRWLFVRGRREEAISILKRVASIPSSTDVNIGGAISMSFSSLPFEEEEEEKPSNVSIFTTMKVLVEKRWALKRLSAVMAIAFGIGLVYYGMPLALSNLDFNIYLSAAFNALMDLPANLITLFLVDKLSRRNALIGFTALGGISSVLIFALQNMRIRNHGALQLALELISYFSACSAFNMEMIYTIELFPTCVRNSAIAMARQALVLGGVFSPIMVAAGRKNGVWSFGLFGLAIGFMGLFAVGLPETRGSVLCDTMDEEECKDQRSKNDITDRVIVA is encoded by the coding sequence ATGGCTGAAACAACTCAGCGGCTACTGAACGATTCGAACTCGCCACCACCGAGATCTCTCGACGAAACCATCGAGAGATACATAGGAAGCTTTGGGTGGGCTCAGTTTCTTCAAGCGGCTTTAGTCTCATTCTCCGGCGTCTTCGACGCGCAACAAACTTTCATCTCTGTCTTCACAGACTCGGAACCCACGTGGCACTGCACCGACTCGAACTCGATCTGCCACGAAGCCATCTCCAACATCTGTATCCTCCCCAAAACCGCATGGTCTTGGGATTTCCCTCGTCACGTCTCTGTTATATCCGAATGGAATCTCCAATGCGCCGGCTCGTTCGTCAAAGGCTTACCGGAGAGTTCTTTCTTCGTCGGATGTTTAATCGGAGGTTTGGTTCTCTCAACACTTGCTGATTCTTCCTTGGGTCGTAAAAGCATGCTGTTTCTGTCGTGTCTCGTGATGGCGATATCAACGATGCTAACGGTTTTCTCACCCAACATTTGGGTTTACGCTGTTCTTCGATTCGTTAACGGGTTTGGTCGGGCGACGATAGGGACGTGTGCGCTTGTTCTTTCGACTGAATTGGTTGGGAAGAAATGGCGAGGACGAGTCGGAATCATGAGCTTTTTCGGATTCATGCTTGGTTTCTTGTCTCTTCCGTTGATGGCTTACATAAACAGAGGAAGCTCGTGGAGGATCCTCTACATATGGACGTCTGTTCCGACAATAGTCTACTGCGTTCTTGTTCGGTTTTTTGTATGTGAGTCTCCAAGGTGGCTCTTCGTTAGAGGTCGTAGAGAAGAAGCTATTTCGATTCTCAAAAGGGTTGCTTCGATTCCGTCGTCTACTGATGTAAACATTGGTGGTGCAATATCCATGAGCTTTTCGAGCTTACCATtcgaagaggaggaggaggagaagcctAGTAATGTTAGCATCTTCACGACCATGAAGGTGTTGGTGGAGAAGAGATGGGCGCTTAAGAGACTATCCGCGGTAATGGCCATTGCGTTCGGTATTGGTTTGGTCTATTACGGGATGCCTTTAGCGTTATCAAATCTCGATTTCAACATCTATTTAAGTGCCGCGTTTAATGCGTTGATGGATTTACCGGCGAACCTCATCACGCTTTTCCTCGTCGATAAACTCAGCAGGAGAAACGCGCTTATCGGATTTACGGCGTTAGGAGGGATCTCTAGCGTTCTCATATTTGCGTTACAGAATATGAGAATCAGGAACCACGGGGCGTTACAATTGGCATTAGAGCTAATTTCTTACTTTAGCGCGTGTTCGGCTTTTAACATGGAGATGATCTACACAATCGAGTTGTTTCCGACGTGTGTGAGAAACTCAGCTATTGCAATGGCTAGGCAGGCGTTGGTGCTTGGAGGGGTTTTCAGCCCTATCATGGTAGCGGCTGGTCGGAAAAACGGGGTTTGGTCGTTTGGATTGTTCGGTCTTGCTATAGGTTTTATGGGGTTGTTTGCGGTGGGATTGCCAGAGACTAGAGGGAGTGTTCTATGCGACACTATGGACGAGGAAGAGTGCAAAGATCAGCGGAGCAAAAACGATATCACCGATAGGGTGATTGTTGCATGA
- the LOC104714229 gene encoding E3 ubiquitin-protein ligase RGLG2, whose protein sequence is MTMGNFLKRFGSGKSKSSRSMSIGTASSQSNEPSPSDASSSISTADDKTNAAKKKYALIPDRFSSLDQVSKALREAGLESSNLILGVDFTKSNEWTGKTSFDGKCLHALGETPNPYEKATFVIGQTLAPFDEDNLIPCFGFGDSTTHDEEVFGFHSDNSPCHGFEEVLACYRRIAPVLRLSGPTSYGPLIDAAVDIVEKNGGQFHVLVIVADGQVTRGTDMAEGELSQQEKTTIDAIVNASSYALSIVLVGVGDGPWEDMRKFDDKIPKREFDNFQFVNFTEIMMRNSPESSKETAFALAALMEIPFQYQAAIELRLLGNPTGTAKTVVPRPPPIPYTPLTNAELPSTASPASPEQTQNCPICLTNRKDVAFSCGHMTCGDCGSKISSCPICRVRITSRLRLYT, encoded by the exons atgaCTATGGGAAATTTCTTAAAGAGATTTGGAAGTGGAAAAAGCAAAAGCAGTCGGAGTATGAGTATAGGAACGGCGTCGTCTCAATCTAATGAACCATCACCGTCGGATGCTTCAAGTTCAATCTCCACTGCCGACGACAAGACCAACGCCGCCAAGAAGAAGTACGCTCTCATCCCTGATCGCTTCTCTTCCCTCGACcag GTATCAaaagctctaagagaagctggTCTTGAATCATCCAATCTCATTCTGGGAGTTGATTTCACTAAGAGCAACGAGTGGACTG GGAAAACTTCTTTTGATGGAAAGTGTCTGCACGCGCTCGGGGAAACACCAAATCCATACGAAAAGGCCACCTTTGTAATCGGCCAAACGTTGGCTCCTTTCGACGAAGACAATCTCATCCCTTGTTTCGGCTTTGGCGATT CAACAACTCACGACGAGGAAGTGTTCGGTTTCCATAGCGACAATTCTCCATGTCATGGCTTCGAAGAAGTCTTAGCATGTTACAGGAGAATTGCACCCGTCTTGCGTCTTTCAG GGCCAACGTCGTATGGACCGCTCATTGATGCTGCCGTTGACATTGTGGAGAAGAACGGTGGACAGTTCCATGTTCTTGTGATCGTCGCGGATGGACAg GTAACGAGAGGTACCGATATGGCCGAGGGAGAACTCAGTCAACAAGAGAAAACAACCATCGACGCTATTGTAAATGCAAG CTCGTATGCTTTATCGATTGTTTTAGTCGGTGTTGGAGACGGACCATGGGAAGACATGAGGAAGTTCGATGATAAGATCCCTAAGCGTGAATTCGACAACTTTCAG TTTGTGAATTTCACAGAGATCATGATGAGAAACTCACCAGAGTCTTCCAAAGAAACTGCCTTTGCTCTTGCTGCCCTAATGGAGATTCCCTTTCAGTATCAAGCAGCCATCGAACTCCGCTTACTCGG GAACCCGACGGGCACAGCTAAGACAGTAGTTCCGAGACCACCACCAATTCCGTACACGCCTCTAACTAATGCTGAACTACCATCAACTGCATCACCTGCATCACCTGAACAAACCCAG AATTGCCCGATTTGTCTGACTAATCGAAAAGACGTGGCTTTCAGCTGCGGCCACATG ACTTGTGGAGATTGCGGATCCAAAATATCGAGTTGTCCCATCTGCCGAGTACGGATCACTAGCCGGCTACGGCTTTACACATGA
- the LOC104714228 gene encoding uncharacterized protein LOC104714228 yields the protein MSFMYEKSNTWRWLVMKTRDSRSFFFTFATLCGVIPGVIGYGVMQVTNSSNPELEARLRKSARPDTLMMGKVNQERLAEYLGELKQKQDTNDRYVAALRGETLTRKPYQRIQPMPKLDDTVTTKAQ from the exons atgtCGTTCATGTATGAGAAGAGCAACACATGGAGATGGCTAGTGATGAAGACGAGAGATTCcagatccttcttcttcacgttCGCTACTTTATGCGGTGTCATTCCCGGCGTGATTGGCTATGGTGTTATGCAGGTCACCAATTCCAGTAACCCAGAGCTCGAAGCTCGCCTCCGTAAATCCGCTCGCCCCGACACCCTC ATGATGGGTAAAGTAAACCAAGAGAGGCTAGCTGAGTATCTCGGTGAGTTGAAACAGAAGCAGGATACAAACGACAGATACGTGGCTGCTTTAAGGGGAGAGACTCTTACCAGGAAGCCTTACCAAAGAATCCAACCAATGCCAAAGCTAGATGACACGGTGACAACCAAAGCTCAGTAA